A single Xylanimonas cellulosilytica DSM 15894 DNA region contains:
- a CDS encoding ATP-binding cassette domain-containing protein, whose amino-acid sequence MAGVNLRVTAGVRLGVVGENGSGKSTLLHLLAGTLTPTAGEVRRSGTVAVVEQELLPARGETVGDVVRTALAGVRQVAADLDAAAAAFAETAQEGHDDAALTELATLLTRADHLAAWDADRRVDEALTRLGAPRDLDRTLETLSIGQRYRVRLACRLAERSDFLLLDEPTNHLDDEAIGFLTDELLAWRGGVVLVTHDRQLLDDVATAIYDLDPSIDGRPVLYGQPGYLAYRFAKTQALHRWRQRYRAERKRAEKLAERLDASYEGLSDEWRPPKGSQKHRRSTRARIHVKAADRLVQRLEADAVEVPVPPLELRFPDLPTLNPGWDPAQPLIEVRNPRVLGDPVVEPVETTSPVVEPLPVVEPVETTSPVVEPLPVVEPVETTQHSQHGVVSTGSTTGGAGGVVSTGSTTGEPGGNVRLDLPGVRVAVPAAGRLLVVGPNGSGKSTLLGVLAGRLPLARGSRVAVDGLRVGVVGQENAEIIGRGLDDPRTLTGFDAAANEALALLSRGALDPDHVVPVAALGLLAEEDLDRPLAELSAGQRRRFELARTLLAAPHLLVLDEPTNHLSIDLVDELTRALDRTSAAVVVATHDRRMREDLAHWPTLELD is encoded by the coding sequence CTGGCCGGCGTCAACCTGCGGGTCACCGCCGGGGTGCGCCTCGGCGTCGTCGGCGAGAACGGGTCCGGGAAGTCGACGCTGCTGCACCTGCTGGCCGGGACGCTGACGCCCACCGCCGGCGAGGTGCGCCGCAGCGGGACCGTCGCCGTCGTCGAGCAGGAGCTTCTGCCCGCGCGCGGCGAGACGGTGGGCGACGTCGTCCGCACGGCGCTCGCCGGGGTGCGGCAGGTGGCCGCCGACCTCGACGCCGCGGCCGCGGCGTTCGCCGAGACCGCGCAGGAAGGGCACGACGACGCCGCGCTGACCGAGCTGGCCACGCTGCTCACGCGGGCCGACCACCTGGCCGCCTGGGACGCCGACCGCCGCGTCGACGAGGCGCTCACGCGGCTCGGCGCCCCGCGCGACCTGGACCGGACCCTGGAGACGCTGAGCATCGGCCAGCGGTACCGGGTGCGCCTCGCCTGCCGGCTCGCGGAGCGCAGCGACTTCCTGCTGCTCGACGAGCCGACCAACCACCTGGACGACGAGGCCATCGGCTTCCTGACCGACGAGCTGCTCGCGTGGCGCGGCGGCGTCGTGCTCGTCACGCACGACCGCCAGCTGCTCGACGACGTCGCCACCGCGATCTACGACCTCGACCCGTCCATCGACGGCAGGCCGGTGCTCTACGGGCAGCCCGGCTACCTCGCCTACCGGTTCGCCAAGACGCAGGCGCTGCACCGGTGGCGGCAGCGCTACCGGGCCGAACGCAAGCGGGCCGAGAAGCTCGCGGAACGGCTCGACGCGTCCTACGAAGGGCTGTCGGACGAGTGGCGGCCGCCGAAGGGCTCGCAGAAGCACCGCCGCAGCACCCGCGCGCGCATCCACGTCAAGGCCGCCGACCGGCTCGTCCAGAGGCTCGAGGCCGACGCCGTCGAGGTGCCGGTGCCGCCCCTCGAGCTCCGTTTCCCGGACTTGCCCACGCTGAACCCCGGCTGGGACCCGGCGCAGCCGCTGATCGAGGTCCGCAACCCGCGCGTCCTCGGCGACCCGGTGGTTGAGCCTGTCGAAACCACGTCTCCGGTGGTTGAGCCGCTTCCGGTGGTTGAGCCTGTCGAAACCACGTCCCCGGTGGTTGAGCCGCTTCCGGTGGTTGAGCCTGTCGAAACCACCCAGCACTCCCAGCACGGGGTGGTTTCGACAGGCTCAACCACCGGGGGTGCGGGCGGGGTGGTTTCGACAGGCTCAACCACCGGGGAACCGGGTGGGAACGTGCGGCTCGACCTGCCCGGGGTGCGGGTGGCCGTCCCGGCGGCCGGGCGGTTGCTGGTCGTCGGGCCCAACGGCTCCGGGAAGTCCACGTTGCTCGGGGTGCTGGCCGGCCGGTTGCCGCTCGCGCGCGGCAGCCGGGTCGCCGTCGACGGGCTGCGCGTCGGCGTCGTCGGGCAGGAGAACGCCGAGATCATCGGGCGCGGGCTGGACGACCCGCGCACGCTCACCGGGTTCGACGCCGCGGCCAACGAGGCGCTGGCGCTGCTGTCGCGCGGGGCGCTCGACCCCGACCACGTGGTGCCGGTGGCGGCGCTCGGGCTGCTCGCGGAGGAGGACCTCGACCGTCCCCTTGCGGAGCTGTCCGCGGGTCAGCGCCGGCGCTTCGAGCTCGCACGCACGCTGCTCGCCGCCCCGCACCTGCTCGTCCTCGACGAGCCGACGAACCACCTGTCGATCGACCTGGTCGACGAGCTCA